Proteins encoded together in one Hymenobacter monticola window:
- a CDS encoding metallophosphoesterase family protein, which produces MMNTSTSSGLRSALSHALALSTGLALLAGCELIEFSPNQTSSPAAYSDLTAKNMTALARQPLPAGDTLRFVFTGDSQRFYEEAEDLVASVNRQPGISLLVVAGDISDFGLGREMRWVHDKLKKLRVPYLTVVGNHDHAANGRRVYQEVFGPLDYVFTYAGTRFIMLNTNGREYRFDGTVPNINWLQQQLADTAGVQRQVVINHVPPMDEDFDPQLEEPYVAALKAAPRLSLALNGHRHDFSVTHPYGGGLTLINSYSFEKRRYVILTLWGRNQFKLKTIDF; this is translated from the coding sequence ATGATGAATACTTCTACTTCTTCTGGCCTGCGCTCAGCGCTAAGTCATGCCTTGGCACTGAGCACCGGCCTAGCTTTGCTCGCTGGTTGCGAGCTGATTGAGTTCAGCCCCAACCAAACGTCTTCGCCCGCCGCATACAGCGACCTCACGGCCAAGAACATGACTGCGCTGGCCCGGCAGCCGTTGCCCGCAGGCGATACGCTGCGCTTCGTGTTCACCGGCGATTCGCAGCGGTTTTACGAGGAGGCCGAAGACCTGGTGGCCAGCGTGAATCGGCAGCCCGGCATTTCCCTACTGGTGGTGGCCGGCGACATTTCCGATTTTGGCCTGGGCCGCGAGATGCGGTGGGTGCACGACAAGCTGAAAAAACTGCGCGTGCCCTACCTGACCGTGGTGGGCAACCACGACCACGCGGCCAACGGCCGGCGGGTGTACCAGGAAGTGTTTGGGCCGCTGGACTACGTGTTTACCTACGCCGGCACCCGCTTCATCATGCTGAACACCAACGGCCGGGAATACCGCTTCGATGGCACCGTGCCCAACATCAATTGGCTGCAGCAGCAGCTGGCCGACACTGCGGGCGTGCAACGGCAGGTGGTCATCAACCACGTGCCGCCCATGGACGAAGACTTCGACCCGCAGTTGGAGGAGCCCTACGTGGCGGCGCTGAAAGCCGCACCGCGCCTGTCCCTGGCGCTGAACGGGCACCGGCACGACTTCAGCGTTACGCATCCCTACGGCGGGGGGCTCACGCTCATCAATTCGTACAGCTTCGAGAAGCGTCGTTATGTTATTCTCACGCTGTGGGGCCGCAATCAGTTCAAGCTCAAAACCATTGATTTCTGA